A region from the Mycolicibacterium phlei genome encodes:
- a CDS encoding nitroreductase/quinone reductase family protein produces the protein MADDARDRITRLFQKNVANRVMRLLPFQTLLETTGRKSGRPRRTPLGGRRIGNEFWFVSEFGEKSDYIKNIKADPRVRVRLNGRWHNGVAHLLPDDDAHQRLRSLPQFNSFGVRTFGTNLLTVRVDLTD, from the coding sequence ATGGCCGATGACGCGCGCGATCGCATCACGAGGCTTTTTCAGAAGAACGTCGCCAACCGGGTGATGCGGCTGCTGCCGTTTCAGACGCTGCTGGAGACGACGGGCCGCAAGTCCGGCCGGCCGCGCCGCACCCCGCTCGGGGGACGCCGGATCGGCAACGAGTTCTGGTTCGTCTCGGAGTTCGGCGAGAAGTCGGACTACATCAAGAACATCAAGGCCGATCCCCGGGTACGGGTGCGGCTGAACGGCCGCTGGCACAACGGCGTCGCGCACCTGCTGCCCGACGACGACGCACACCAGCGGCTCAGGTCGCTGCCGCAGTTCAACAGTTTCGGGGTGCGCACGTTCGGCACCAACCTGCTGACGGTGCGGGTCGATCTCACCGACTGA